A single region of the Vagococcus teuberi genome encodes:
- a CDS encoding DUF1846 domain-containing protein, which produces MKKLGFDSQKYIEEQSKFILERVNNYDKLYLEFGGKLIGDKHAKRVLPGFDEDSKIKILQKLKDKAEVIICVYAGDIERNKIRGDYNITYDMDILKSIDEFNEYGLSVNSVLITRYSGQPSTKIFINKLEKRNIKVYTHEAIDGYPYNIDQIVSDEGFGKNPYIPTTKPIVVITAPGAGSGKLATSLSQIYHENRLGRVAGYSKFETFPVWNIPLKHPLNIAYEAATVDLKDVNMIDSFHFEAYGEVAVNYNRDIETFPVIKRIIERITNQESVFKSPTDMGVNRVGFGIIDDDVVKEASKEEIMRRCFDTECFYKRGMVDEDVVNRIQLIMEEMELKKEDRRPVLPAREYADKLKEMAEGEEAVNPMSVMAFELSTGEIVTGRTSDLMDASAAAILNSIKRLANISDDILLLSPVILETIQKMKVDELGNKMTALNANEVLIALSISAVTNPTAQLAYEQLANLDGVEAHSTVMLNKDDEQVLKKLGMNVTSDPAFSSENLFYI; this is translated from the coding sequence ATGAAAAAGCTAGGATTTGATTCTCAGAAATACATTGAAGAGCAATCAAAATTTATTTTAGAACGTGTAAATAATTATGATAAATTATATTTAGAGTTTGGTGGTAAATTAATCGGAGATAAACATGCAAAACGTGTGTTGCCAGGTTTTGATGAAGACTCAAAAATCAAAATACTACAAAAATTAAAAGATAAAGCAGAAGTCATTATTTGTGTGTATGCTGGAGATATTGAGCGCAATAAAATTCGCGGTGATTACAACATCACGTATGACATGGATATCTTAAAATCAATTGATGAGTTTAATGAGTATGGCTTATCTGTTAACAGTGTGTTAATCACACGTTACAGTGGCCAACCTTCAACGAAAATCTTTATTAACAAATTAGAAAAACGAAATATTAAAGTTTATACGCATGAAGCAATTGACGGTTACCCATATAACATTGACCAAATAGTCAGTGATGAAGGCTTTGGAAAAAATCCATATATTCCAACAACAAAACCAATCGTGGTTATTACGGCTCCAGGAGCTGGTAGTGGGAAATTGGCAACAAGTTTAAGCCAAATTTATCATGAAAATCGTTTAGGACGAGTGGCAGGGTACTCAAAATTTGAAACATTTCCAGTTTGGAATATCCCATTAAAACACCCGTTAAATATCGCTTATGAAGCGGCAACTGTGGATTTGAAAGATGTGAATATGATTGATTCATTCCATTTTGAAGCCTATGGTGAGGTTGCAGTTAACTATAATCGTGATATCGAAACATTCCCAGTTATTAAGCGAATTATTGAACGAATCACTAACCAAGAGTCAGTCTTTAAATCACCGACAGATATGGGTGTAAACCGAGTTGGCTTTGGTATAATTGATGATGATGTGGTTAAAGAAGCTTCAAAAGAAGAAATTATGCGTCGTTGCTTTGATACAGAGTGTTTTTATAAACGTGGAATGGTTGACGAGGACGTGGTTAATCGTATTCAACTTATTATGGAAGAGATGGAACTTAAAAAAGAAGATCGTCGTCCAGTTCTTCCTGCAAGAGAGTATGCTGACAAGTTGAAAGAAATGGCTGAAGGTGAAGAGGCTGTTAATCCAATGTCAGTTATGGCGTTTGAATTATCAACTGGAGAAATTGTAACAGGTCGTACATCAGATTTGATGGATGCCTCAGCTGCTGCTATTTTAAACTCAATTAAACGTTTAGCTAATATTTCAGATGACATTTTATTATTGTCTCCTGTTATTTTAGAAACCATTCAAAAAATGAAAGTGGACGAATTAGGCAATAAAATGACTGCTTTAAACGCCAATGAAGTCCTAATTGCATTATCAATAAGCGCTGTAACGAACCCAACAGCTCAACTAGCTTATGAACAATTGGCTAATCTTGACGGAGTTGAAGCACACTCAACCGTTATGCTGAACAAAGATGATGAACAGGTTCTTAAAAAATTGGGCATGAATGTGACCAGTGACCCAGCCTTTTCATCAGAAAATCTTTTCTATATCTAA
- a CDS encoding dihydrolipoyllysine-residue acetyltransferase, with protein sequence MAFKFKLPDIGEGIAEGEIVKLFVKEGDTINEDDTLLEVQNDKSVEEIPSPVTGKVLKVLVSEGTVANVGDVLVEIDAPGHEDEEETVAPAEEATAPAASAPAASTGGVFQFKLPDIGEGIAEGEIVKWFVSAGDTINEDDTLLEVQNDKSVEEIPSPVTGKVVNVLVPEGTVANVGDVLVEIDAPGHNDAPATSATATETPAAAAPTASTPAASSEPTGKPSARVLAMPSVRQYARAKGVDITLVTPTGKGGRVVKSDIDNFGSAPVAQSVEKVAVSEEKVSVAPAAEASKPAAPFVGMPEVEVREKMTPTRKAIAKAMVNSKHTAPHVTLHDDVEVSKLWDHRKKFKDVAATRNTKLTFLPYVVKALTATMQKFPTLNASIDDATNEIVYKHYYNIGIATDTDHGLYVPNVKQANTKSMFDIADEINEKAALAIEGKLTAADMRDGTVTISNIGSVGGGWFTPVINYPEVAILGVGTITQQPVVNEDGEIVVGRMMKLSLSFDHRIVDGATAQKAMNNIKRLLADPELLLMEG encoded by the coding sequence ATGGCTTTTAAATTTAAATTACCAGACATTGGTGAAGGTATCGCAGAAGGCGAAATCGTTAAATTGTTTGTTAAAGAAGGCGATACAATCAACGAAGACGATACGTTATTAGAAGTACAAAATGATAAATCAGTAGAAGAAATTCCTTCTCCTGTAACAGGTAAAGTACTAAAAGTTCTTGTTTCAGAAGGAACAGTAGCAAACGTTGGTGACGTATTAGTTGAAATCGACGCACCAGGACATGAAGATGAGGAAGAAACAGTCGCTCCAGCTGAAGAAGCAACTGCACCAGCGGCAAGTGCTCCTGCAGCTAGTACAGGCGGAGTATTCCAATTCAAATTACCAGATATCGGTGAAGGTATCGCAGAAGGGGAAATCGTAAAATGGTTTGTTTCTGCTGGAGATACAATCAATGAAGACGATACATTATTAGAAGTACAAAATGATAAATCAGTAGAAGAAATTCCTTCTCCTGTAACAGGTAAAGTAGTTAACGTATTAGTACCTGAAGGAACAGTAGCAAATGTTGGTGATGTATTGGTAGAAATTGATGCACCAGGACATAACGATGCTCCTGCAACAAGTGCAACAGCTACTGAAACGCCAGCAGCTGCAGCTCCAACTGCAAGTACACCAGCAGCATCAAGTGAGCCAACTGGTAAACCAAGTGCTCGTGTATTAGCAATGCCATCAGTACGTCAATATGCTCGTGCTAAAGGTGTTGATATTACGTTAGTAACACCAACAGGTAAAGGTGGACGTGTGGTTAAATCTGATATTGATAACTTTGGTTCAGCCCCAGTCGCTCAATCAGTTGAAAAAGTTGCTGTATCTGAAGAGAAAGTTTCTGTTGCACCAGCAGCTGAAGCATCTAAACCAGCAGCACCATTTGTTGGTATGCCTGAAGTTGAAGTTCGTGAAAAAATGACTCCAACACGTAAAGCAATTGCTAAAGCGATGGTAAACAGCAAACATACAGCTCCTCATGTAACATTACATGATGATGTTGAAGTATCTAAATTATGGGATCACCGTAAGAAATTTAAAGATGTTGCAGCAACAAGAAATACTAAATTAACGTTCTTGCCATATGTTGTTAAAGCATTAACTGCAACTATGCAAAAATTCCCAACATTAAACGCATCAATTGATGACGCAACAAACGAAATTGTTTACAAACATTACTATAACATTGGTATCGCAACTGATACTGATCATGGTTTATATGTACCAAACGTTAAACAAGCTAACACTAAGAGCATGTTTGATATTGCAGATGAAATTAATGAAAAAGCAGCTTTAGCTATTGAAGGTAAATTAACTGCAGCTGATATGCGTGATGGTACTGTAACAATTAGTAACATTGGTTCTGTTGGTGGCGGGTGGTTTACACCAGTTATTAACTACCCAGAAGTTGCTATCTTAGGTGTTGGTACTATTACACAACAACCTGTCGTAAACGAAGATGGAGAAATTGTTGTTGGAAGAATGATGAAATTATCATTAAGCTTTGACCACCGTATCGTTGATGGAGCAACAGCACAAAAAGCAATGAACAATATTAAACGTTTATTAGCTGATCCAGAATTATTATTAATGGAAGGATAA
- a CDS encoding metal ABC transporter substrate-binding protein: MKKSSLILSSILAGLMVLFLAGCSTGSSSTEKNVDNDKLKVVATNSIIADMVENVGGEHVEVHSIVSRGTDPHEYEPLPEDISKSTDADVIFYNGLNLETGGNGWFLKLMQTSKKKENEDYFVVSKNVEPMYLTSEGQESEQDPHAWLSLKNGIIYVNNIKDVLVEKDEKHKEDYEKNAKDYTEKLEALHNENTSRFAGIPKDKNLLVTSEGAFKYFSKAYGVNAAYIWEINTENQGTPDQMSRIIDKIKQTKVPNLFVEQSVDARSMETVSRETGIPIYDTIFTDSLAKKGETGDTYYEMLKWNLDTIHEGLMK, from the coding sequence TTGAAGAAGTCTAGTCTTATTTTATCAAGTATTCTTGCCGGTTTAATGGTATTATTTTTAGCTGGTTGCTCAACAGGAAGTTCCTCTACAGAAAAAAATGTAGATAACGATAAATTAAAAGTCGTTGCAACGAATTCGATTATTGCAGATATGGTTGAAAATGTTGGTGGGGAACATGTTGAAGTTCACAGTATTGTTTCAAGGGGCACAGACCCACATGAATATGAGCCACTTCCTGAAGATATCTCAAAATCAACCGATGCGGATGTTATTTTTTATAATGGATTGAATCTTGAAACAGGTGGCAATGGTTGGTTTTTAAAGTTAATGCAAACCAGTAAGAAAAAAGAAAATGAAGATTATTTTGTTGTCAGTAAAAATGTTGAGCCAATGTATCTAACAAGTGAAGGTCAAGAAAGCGAACAAGATCCTCATGCTTGGCTATCATTAAAAAATGGGATTATCTATGTGAATAATATTAAAGATGTCCTAGTGGAAAAAGATGAGAAGCACAAAGAAGATTATGAAAAAAATGCCAAAGACTATACAGAAAAATTAGAAGCGTTACACAATGAAAATACCAGTCGATTTGCAGGTATTCCAAAAGATAAAAATCTGCTTGTAACGAGTGAGGGCGCATTTAAATATTTCTCTAAAGCATACGGGGTAAATGCAGCGTATATTTGGGAAATCAACACAGAAAACCAAGGGACACCTGATCAAATGAGTCGGATTATTGATAAGATTAAACAAACAAAAGTGCCCAATCTATTTGTTGAACAAAGTGTGGATGCTCGCAGTATGGAGACTGTTTCACGAGAAACAGGTATTCCAATTTATGATACGATATTTACTGATTCATTAGCGAAAAAAGGTGAAACAGGAGATACTTATTATGAAATGTTGAAATGGAATTTAGATACCATTCATGAAGGGTTAATGAAATAA
- a CDS encoding CPBP family intramembrane glutamic endopeptidase, whose product MKDSSMRKSFISVIIIFIGTLLILTLSRTIAGTNGYIYFFISVFWFIGLFLRDINTKKEMLSHQWKDFKKMKWRHILYVVITLILVSFIIQITRPFFNQFIPKNPVYSYAYDINTALGLLFSVLAGIVDLIVAFVEEITYRYEGMYVYKSNKMLVSIMLILSSILFGFSHYYNFGGSFIASMPYAFAGLVFGLMYLLSKNIWVPVIAHLLFNSTAILSSLFLVIVKLIS is encoded by the coding sequence ATGAAAGACAGTAGTATGAGAAAATCTTTTATATCAGTCATCATTATTTTTATAGGAACATTGCTAATATTAACCTTGTCAAGAACGATAGCAGGGACAAATGGTTATATCTATTTTTTTATTTCAGTATTTTGGTTTATTGGTTTATTTTTAAGAGATATTAACACAAAAAAAGAAATGTTATCACATCAATGGAAAGACTTTAAAAAGATGAAATGGCGCCATATATTATACGTTGTGATCACATTAATTTTAGTTTCATTTATTATTCAAATCACTAGACCGTTTTTTAATCAATTTATTCCAAAAAATCCGGTGTATAGTTATGCTTATGATATTAATACAGCATTAGGACTTTTGTTTTCTGTATTAGCTGGTATAGTTGATTTAATTGTAGCCTTTGTTGAAGAAATAACTTATCGCTATGAAGGTATGTATGTATACAAATCTAATAAGATGTTAGTATCTATCATGTTAATTTTATCTAGTATATTATTTGGTTTTTCTCATTACTATAATTTTGGTGGCAGTTTTATAGCTAGTATGCCGTATGCTTTCGCTGGTTTGGTATTTGGTTTAATGTATTTGCTATCAAAAAATATTTGGGTACCAGTTATTGCCCATTTATTGTTTAATAGTACAGCTATTTTATCTAGTTTATTTTTAGTGATTGTTAAGTTAATTAGTTAA
- a CDS encoding metal ABC transporter permease, whose amino-acid sequence MIQHFIEGLVKYDFLQNALITSVIVGVVSGVIGSFIILRGMSLMGDAISHAVLPGVAVSYMLGGSYMIGASIFGIMAAGLIGFVTQKSKLKNDTAIGIVFSSFFALGIILISFAESSTDLYHILFGNVLAVRPSDMYTTLAVAVAVILFVVLFYKELLVSSFDPVMAQAYGLKVQVIHYALMFFLTLVAVSSLQTVGTILVVAMLVTPAATAYLLTDKLSTMILIASSLGAISAVIGLFFSYSYNLASGATIVLTTVVFFIITFIFSPKQGFIFKRKEEVVIEEV is encoded by the coding sequence ATGATACAACATTTTATTGAAGGTTTAGTAAAATATGATTTTCTACAAAACGCTTTAATCACGTCTGTCATTGTAGGTGTTGTATCAGGTGTGATTGGGAGCTTTATTATTTTGAGAGGAATGTCTCTGATGGGAGATGCGATTTCTCATGCAGTATTACCTGGAGTTGCGGTGTCTTATATGCTTGGTGGTAGCTACATGATAGGAGCATCAATTTTTGGAATAATGGCAGCAGGATTGATTGGCTTTGTGACACAAAAAAGTAAATTAAAAAATGATACAGCTATCGGGATTGTCTTTAGTTCATTTTTTGCTTTAGGGATTATTTTAATCTCATTTGCCGAAAGCTCGACCGATTTATATCATATTTTATTTGGAAATGTTTTAGCAGTTAGACCAAGTGATATGTACACAACATTAGCTGTTGCAGTTGCAGTCATTTTATTTGTGGTTTTATTTTATAAAGAATTATTAGTCAGCTCGTTTGATCCAGTCATGGCACAAGCCTATGGACTAAAAGTTCAAGTCATTCATTATGCTTTAATGTTTTTCTTAACACTTGTTGCAGTGTCATCTCTACAAACAGTAGGAACTATTTTAGTAGTTGCTATGCTTGTGACACCTGCTGCTACAGCTTATCTGTTAACGGATAAGCTATCAACGATGATTTTAATTGCTAGTAGTTTAGGTGCTATTAGTGCCGTGATTGGCTTATTCTTTAGCTATTCCTATAACTTAGCTTCAGGAGCCACTATTGTTCTGACCACTGTTGTATTTTTTATCATTACGTTTATATTTTCACCAAAACAAGGATTTATTTTTAAAAGAAAAGAGGAAGTTGTCATTGAAGAAGTCTAG
- a CDS encoding CTP synthase — protein MTKYIFVTGGVVSSIGKGIVAASLGRLLKNRGLNVTIQKFDPYINIDPGTMSPYQHGEVFVTEDGAETDLDLGHYERFIDINLNQHSNVTTGKVYSEVIRKERKGEYLGATVQVIPHITNEIKEKMMAAADTNEADVIITEVGGTVGDIESLPFLEALRQMKADVGKDNVLYIHTTLIPYLRAAGEMKTKPTQHSVKELRSLGIQPDILVVRTEEEVPQEMKQKLAQFCDVPEEAVIESRDVKTLYDIPLNLEAQGLDDIVCDHLGIEAPKADMTEWQEMAKHVLNLKHSTRIALVGKYVELPDAYLSVVEALKHAGYEHDTNIEIEWIQSENVTKENVSDYLSTVDGVLVPGGFGDRGIEGKIEAIRFARENNIPFLGICLGMQMACVEFARNVLMLEGADSKETAPETPYNIIDLMLDQEGVEDMGGTLRLGAYPCELKPDTKTRDLYNGEELISERHRHRYEFNNAFRESFEQAGMVFSGVSPDNRLVEIVEIPANDFFVASQFHPEFKSRPNRSHPLFNGFIRASLNN, from the coding sequence ATGACAAAGTACATTTTTGTAACAGGTGGAGTGGTATCTTCAATTGGAAAAGGGATTGTAGCAGCATCGTTAGGTCGATTATTAAAAAATCGTGGATTGAATGTAACTATTCAAAAATTTGATCCCTATATTAACATTGATCCTGGAACAATGAGTCCTTACCAACATGGTGAAGTATTCGTCACTGAAGATGGGGCAGAAACAGATTTAGATTTAGGTCATTATGAGCGATTTATAGATATTAATTTAAATCAACACTCAAATGTGACCACAGGAAAAGTTTATTCTGAGGTAATCAGAAAAGAAAGAAAAGGAGAATATCTTGGTGCGACAGTCCAAGTAATCCCACATATTACCAATGAAATCAAAGAAAAAATGATGGCAGCAGCTGATACAAATGAAGCAGATGTGATTATCACTGAAGTCGGTGGAACAGTTGGTGATATTGAGTCTTTACCATTTTTAGAAGCACTAAGACAGATGAAAGCAGATGTTGGTAAAGATAATGTATTATATATCCACACAACATTGATTCCTTATTTAAGAGCAGCAGGGGAAATGAAAACCAAACCGACACAACATAGTGTGAAAGAATTACGTAGTCTTGGGATTCAACCAGATATTCTAGTTGTTAGAACAGAAGAAGAAGTACCACAAGAAATGAAACAAAAGTTAGCACAATTTTGCGATGTGCCTGAAGAAGCAGTTATTGAATCAAGAGATGTGAAAACATTGTATGATATTCCACTAAATTTAGAAGCACAAGGATTGGATGATATTGTGTGTGATCATTTAGGGATTGAAGCGCCTAAAGCAGATATGACAGAGTGGCAAGAAATGGCAAAACACGTGCTAAACTTAAAACACAGTACACGTATTGCATTAGTTGGGAAATATGTTGAGTTACCTGATGCTTATTTATCAGTTGTTGAAGCACTAAAACATGCTGGATATGAACATGATACAAACATCGAAATTGAGTGGATTCAATCAGAAAATGTCACAAAAGAAAATGTCTCTGATTATTTATCAACAGTAGACGGTGTTCTTGTGCCAGGTGGATTTGGCGACCGAGGAATTGAAGGAAAAATCGAAGCGATTCGTTTTGCAAGAGAAAATAATATTCCATTCTTAGGTATTTGTTTGGGTATGCAAATGGCCTGTGTTGAATTTGCAAGAAACGTCTTGATGCTTGAAGGAGCAGATTCAAAAGAAACTGCACCAGAAACGCCTTATAACATCATTGATTTAATGTTAGATCAAGAAGGTGTAGAAGATATGGGAGGAACGTTACGTCTAGGAGCTTATCCATGCGAGTTGAAACCAGACACTAAAACACGTGACTTATATAATGGTGAAGAGTTAATCAGTGAACGTCATCGCCACCGTTATGAATTTAATAATGCGTTTCGCGAGTCATTTGAACAAGCGGGGATGGTCTTTTCAGGTGTTTCACCAGACAATCGTTTAGTTGAAATAGTTGAAATTCCAGCAAATGATTTCTTTGTTGCAAGTCAATTTCACCCAGAGTTCAAATCACGTCCAAATAGAAGTCATCCGTTATTTAATGGATTTATTAGAGCTAGCTTAAACAACTAG
- a CDS encoding metal ABC transporter ATP-binding protein, with protein sequence MQEEALAMSYEYLTHEPIDVQHISVSYQAKVALEDISLSIEPGKITGIIGPNGAGKSTFLKSIIGLIKTDSGRVTIGGQSIDLIRKKVAYVEQRSAIDLTFPIKVDETVMLGTYPNLGLFRRPKKEDREKVKESLEKVKMENFAKRQIGNLSGGQLQRVFIARALAQDADIIFLDEPFVGIDMVSEKLIVKLLQELRDEGKTIVIVHHDLHKTKEYFDNLIILNKKLIASGPVSKTFTTSTIQQAYGETMGEIVIKGVND encoded by the coding sequence ATGCAAGAAGAAGCATTGGCAATGTCTTATGAGTATTTAACTCATGAGCCAATAGATGTACAACATATATCAGTATCATATCAAGCTAAAGTAGCTTTAGAAGATATCAGTTTATCCATTGAGCCTGGAAAAATCACAGGGATTATCGGACCTAATGGTGCAGGCAAGTCGACTTTTTTAAAAAGTATTATCGGACTGATTAAAACAGATAGTGGTCGTGTCACGATAGGTGGGCAGTCCATTGATTTAATCAGAAAGAAAGTGGCTTATGTTGAACAACGAAGTGCCATTGATTTAACTTTTCCAATAAAAGTTGATGAAACGGTCATGTTAGGCACATATCCTAATTTAGGATTATTCCGTCGACCTAAAAAAGAGGATCGTGAAAAAGTAAAAGAGTCGCTTGAAAAAGTAAAAATGGAGAACTTTGCAAAACGACAAATAGGAAACCTATCAGGTGGACAATTACAACGCGTGTTTATTGCAAGAGCTTTAGCACAAGATGCAGATATTATCTTTTTAGACGAACCATTTGTAGGGATTGACATGGTGAGTGAAAAATTAATTGTTAAACTATTACAAGAGTTGAGAGATGAAGGGAAAACAATTGTGATTGTTCATCATGATTTACATAAAACCAAAGAGTACTTTGACAACTTAATTATTTTAAATAAAAAGTTAATCGCCAGTGGTCCAGTATCAAAAACATTTACGACTTCAACAATCCAACAAGCTTACGGGGAAACAATGGGTGAAATTGTAATTAAAGGAGTGAATGACTAA
- a CDS encoding SulP family inorganic anion transporter, producing the protein MLLSIKKNEWVGNPRENIFAGLVSSVAILPEVIGFAIIAGVHPMSALFASAITLLVITLTGGRPAMVSAAAGSMALVIAGLVQSHGLNYMIAATILTGIFQFILGYLNIHKVMKYIPKSVMIGFVNGLAISIFLAQVQQLPEQNVIGYVMVIVSILAIYLLPKVIKVVPPALIIITVMTILSFVFKGSFFTVGDLGDMSSLDVSFGLPLVPMSLETLWIILPTAISLTFIGLMETLLTVPIVDEMTNSTSDSKREVKAQGLANFITGLFGGQAGCAMIGQAVINVKSGGRTRLSTFVSGTTLLLFIFVLNSLMMVIPTAALIGIMITVAGDTFDWKSLQLVKSWEMIESTAMVVTVVVIVYTGNLAIGILCGVVLNGLLILLTKLNKK; encoded by the coding sequence GTGTTACTTAGTATAAAAAAGAATGAGTGGGTAGGGAACCCACGTGAAAATATTTTTGCTGGATTAGTGTCATCGGTCGCAATTTTACCTGAAGTAATAGGGTTTGCCATTATAGCGGGAGTGCATCCAATGTCGGCATTATTTGCTTCAGCTATTACCTTATTAGTCATTACGTTAACTGGTGGAAGACCTGCTATGGTATCTGCTGCAGCCGGATCGATGGCTTTAGTAATTGCAGGATTAGTACAGTCGCATGGGCTAAACTATATGATTGCTGCTACCATATTAACAGGTATATTTCAATTTATTTTAGGTTATTTGAATATTCATAAAGTCATGAAATACATACCTAAAAGTGTCATGATAGGTTTTGTTAATGGATTAGCGATTTCAATTTTTTTAGCACAAGTTCAACAATTACCTGAACAAAATGTGATTGGCTATGTCATGGTTATTGTTAGTATATTAGCCATATATTTACTACCCAAAGTGATTAAAGTTGTGCCACCAGCCCTTATTATTATTACGGTCATGACTATCTTATCATTTGTTTTTAAAGGTAGTTTCTTTACTGTTGGTGATTTAGGAGATATGTCCTCACTCGATGTATCGTTTGGCTTACCACTTGTACCAATGAGTTTAGAAACACTGTGGATAATCTTACCAACCGCCATTTCATTAACGTTTATCGGACTAATGGAAACACTATTAACAGTTCCTATAGTAGATGAGATGACAAACTCAACTAGTGATAGTAAACGTGAAGTGAAAGCACAAGGACTGGCTAATTTTATTACGGGATTATTTGGTGGCCAAGCTGGATGTGCGATGATAGGGCAAGCTGTCATAAATGTTAAATCAGGTGGACGGACACGTTTGTCAACATTTGTATCAGGTACGACGTTATTACTGTTCATTTTTGTTTTAAACTCACTCATGATGGTGATTCCAACGGCAGCTTTGATTGGGATTATGATAACAGTTGCAGGGGATACATTTGATTGGAAAAGTTTACAGTTAGTAAAATCATGGGAAATGATTGAAAGTACTGCGATGGTAGTCACTGTCGTTGTTATTGTTTACACAGGAAACTTAGCAATTGGGATTTTGTGTGGTGTCGTATTAAATGGATTACTTATATTATTGACAAAATTAAATAAAAAATAG
- the lpdA gene encoding dihydrolipoyl dehydrogenase, giving the protein MVVGDFALELDTVVIGAGPGGYVAAIRAAQMGQKVAIIEREYIGGVCLNVGCIPSKALISAGHKYQEAMHSSIFGVTADNVSLDFSKTQEWKNNQVVAKLTGGVEFLLKKNKVEIIRGEAFFVDENTLRVIDGDHAQTYSFNHAIVATGSRPIEIKGFKFGGRIIDSTGGLSLTEVPKKLVIVGGGVIGAELGGAYANLGAEVTILEGSPQILPTFEKDMVKLVEKEFDNKGIKVVTKAMAKEAVDNGDSVTVTYEVDGKEEKVEADYVMVTVGRRPNTDDLGLEILGVEMTDRGLVKVDNQGRTNVKSIFAIGDIVPGAALAHKASYEAKIAAEAIAGEPVAVDYRAMPAVAFTDPELATVGMTEKEAKEAGLNVKASKFSLGGNGRALSLNQTEGFVRLVTTKEDNVIVGGQVAGISASDIIAEIGLAVEAGMNAEDIALTIHSHPSLSEAVMDTAELALGMPIHM; this is encoded by the coding sequence ATGGTTGTAGGAGATTTCGCATTAGAATTAGATACAGTAGTAATTGGTGCAGGACCTGGTGGATATGTTGCCGCAATTCGTGCAGCACAAATGGGCCAAAAAGTAGCAATTATTGAAAGAGAATACATCGGCGGCGTTTGTTTAAACGTCGGATGTATTCCATCAAAAGCACTAATTAGTGCAGGACACAAATATCAAGAAGCAATGCATTCATCTATCTTTGGTGTAACTGCTGATAATGTATCACTTGATTTTTCTAAAACTCAAGAATGGAAAAACAACCAAGTAGTTGCAAAATTAACTGGTGGTGTTGAATTCTTACTTAAGAAAAATAAAGTTGAAATTATCCGTGGGGAAGCATTCTTCGTTGATGAAAACACTCTACGTGTTATCGATGGTGACCATGCACAAACTTATTCATTTAATCATGCTATCGTTGCAACTGGTAGTCGTCCAATCGAAATTAAAGGTTTTAAATTTGGTGGACGTATTATTGATTCAACTGGTGGATTAAGCTTAACTGAAGTTCCTAAAAAATTAGTGATCGTCGGTGGTGGCGTTATCGGTGCTGAATTAGGTGGAGCATATGCTAACCTAGGTGCTGAAGTAACAATTTTAGAAGGTTCTCCACAAATTTTACCAACATTTGAAAAAGATATGGTTAAACTTGTTGAAAAAGAATTTGACAACAAAGGTATCAAAGTTGTAACAAAAGCAATGGCTAAAGAAGCTGTTGACAATGGCGATAGCGTGACTGTAACTTATGAAGTTGACGGTAAAGAAGAAAAAGTTGAAGCAGATTACGTTATGGTAACTGTAGGTCGTCGTCCAAACACTGATGATTTAGGTTTAGAAATCTTAGGCGTTGAGATGACTGATCGTGGATTAGTAAAAGTTGATAACCAAGGACGCACTAACGTGAAAAGTATTTTCGCAATTGGTGACATCGTTCCTGGAGCTGCACTTGCTCATAAAGCAAGTTATGAAGCTAAAATTGCTGCAGAAGCCATTGCGGGTGAACCAGTAGCAGTTGATTATCGTGCAATGCCAGCTGTGGCCTTTACAGATCCTGAATTGGCAACTGTTGGTATGACAGAAAAAGAAGCAAAAGAAGCTGGGTTAAACGTGAAAGCATCTAAATTCTCATTAGGTGGAAATGGTCGTGCGTTATCATTAAACCAAACTGAAGGATTTGTACGTTTAGTTACAACTAAAGAAGACAACGTGATTGTTGGTGGACAAGTTGCTGGTATTAGTGCTAGTGATATTATTGCAGAAATTGGTTTAGCTGTTGAAGCTGGAATGAATGCTGAAGATATCGCTTTAACTATCCATTCACATCCATCATTATCTGAAGCTGTTATGGATACAGCTGAGTTAGCGTTAGGTATGCCAATTCACATGTAA